Proteins from a genomic interval of Paenibacillus sp. FSL H8-0048:
- a CDS encoding ABC transporter permease, protein MLFNRNHSFFKRLIQQRTLAFMCIPFVLWAFVFKYLPLWGWTMAFQNYKPAKSFSEQQWAGLKHFRILFEDSTFYRVLRNTLVMSGIQLVFGFVTAITLALLLNELKNIIFKRVVQTVSYLPHFISWVVASSIVLTVLSPDGIVNVLLTKLHLLDKPVLWMGKGSYFWGILGATQVWKDVGWNTIIYLAAITSIDPSQYEAAEIDGASRFQRMLNITLPGLKPVIIILLIMNMGNILESGFEAQYLLGNGMNIDFSENLDIFVLKYGLGMGNFSLGTAAGIFKTLVSFIFLFSANSIAKKMGESRLF, encoded by the coding sequence ATCCTTTTCAATAGAAACCATTCATTCTTCAAGCGTCTTATTCAGCAGAGAACACTGGCTTTCATGTGTATTCCTTTTGTTCTTTGGGCGTTTGTATTCAAGTACCTCCCGCTCTGGGGCTGGACCATGGCTTTTCAGAATTACAAGCCGGCCAAGAGCTTCTCAGAGCAGCAATGGGCGGGGTTAAAGCACTTTAGGATACTGTTTGAGGACAGCACCTTTTATCGTGTGCTGCGGAATACACTCGTCATGAGCGGTATTCAATTAGTATTTGGGTTTGTTACGGCAATTACGCTTGCGCTTCTGTTAAATGAGCTGAAGAATATTATTTTTAAGCGTGTGGTGCAAACCGTCAGCTACTTGCCGCATTTCATCTCCTGGGTAGTGGCGTCGAGTATTGTGCTGACGGTATTATCGCCGGACGGGATTGTCAATGTCCTGCTTACCAAGCTTCATCTCCTGGACAAACCTGTACTCTGGATGGGCAAAGGGAGTTATTTCTGGGGAATTCTCGGGGCAACACAGGTATGGAAGGATGTGGGCTGGAACACCATCATCTACCTGGCCGCCATCACTTCCATCGACCCCTCTCAATATGAGGCGGCTGAAATCGACGGAGCCAGCCGTTTTCAGCGGATGCTTAATATCACGCTTCCCGGACTCAAGCCGGTTATTATCATTCTCCTGATTATGAATATGGGTAATATTCTTGAGTCCGGATTTGAGGCGCAATATTTGCTCGGTAACGGGATGAACATTGACTTCTCGGAGAACCTGGATATATTCGTGCTGAAATATGGACTTGGAATGGGTAATTTCTCCCTGGGTACTGCTGCAGGGATATTCAAAACTTTGGTCAGCTTCATCTTCCTGTTCTCAGCCAACAGCATCGCCAAAAAAATGGGAGAAAGCAGATTATTCTAA
- a CDS encoding ABC transporter permease subunit has translation MLLLAVFAYYPLYGWVYAFFDYTPPIPLSASEFVGFKWFHSLVENQVKIDQLMQVIWNTFGISGLGILFSWLPMIFAIFLTEIKAVRFRKFIQTVTTLPNFISWVLVYSLAFSMFSSEGMVNGFLHMTGLTDSPTMFLQSSEHVWWTMWAWATWKTLGWSAILYIAAIMGIDESLYEAAYVDGATRMQVIRHVVLPSMMPTYFVLLMLQIASFLNNGLEQYFVFQNAFNKDTIQVLDLYVYNLAMGGGSYSVSVAISMLKSVISVVLLFSVNGLSKMLRGEGIV, from the coding sequence ATGCTTTTACTCGCTGTCTTTGCCTACTATCCGCTTTATGGATGGGTATATGCATTTTTTGACTACACCCCGCCTATCCCGTTGTCCGCCTCCGAGTTCGTCGGTTTCAAATGGTTCCATTCCCTGGTTGAGAATCAGGTCAAGATCGACCAGTTAATGCAGGTCATCTGGAATACCTTCGGCATCAGCGGACTGGGCATCCTTTTCTCCTGGCTCCCGATGATCTTCGCTATTTTCCTGACCGAAATCAAGGCGGTACGTTTCCGCAAATTCATCCAGACAGTCACCACACTGCCGAACTTCATCAGTTGGGTGCTTGTGTACTCCCTCGCCTTCTCCATGTTCTCCAGCGAAGGGATGGTCAACGGCTTCCTGCATATGACCGGGCTGACCGATTCTCCAACCATGTTCCTGCAGAGCTCCGAGCACGTATGGTGGACGATGTGGGCTTGGGCTACCTGGAAGACACTGGGCTGGTCCGCCATTCTGTACATCGCAGCCATCATGGGCATCGACGAATCGCTGTATGAAGCGGCTTATGTAGACGGGGCTACCCGGATGCAGGTGATCCGCCATGTCGTATTGCCAAGCATGATGCCAACCTACTTCGTCCTGCTGATGCTCCAGATTGCCAGCTTCCTGAACAACGGATTGGAGCAGTATTTCGTATTCCAGAATGCGTTTAACAAGGACACTATTCAGGTTCTTGATCTATATGTGTATAACCTCGCCATGGGCGGCGGCAGCTATTCCGTCTCTGTTGCGATCAGTATGCTGAAGAGTGTAATCAGCGTGGTGCTTCTCTTTTCGGTGAACGGGCTGTCCAAAATGCTGAGAGGAGAGGGCATTGTATGA
- a CDS encoding carbohydrate ABC transporter permease, translating into MSDNQTSLTPNTREIDLTKKTVKMQVSATDKIISTIIYILFSLFAFICVYPFYSIIINTISANDLSAKGEIIFWPKGIHFQNYIDVFKIPGLGNAFMISLGRTVIGTLLTVGASAFLGFMFAQEDMWGKKFWYRFTIITMFFNAGIIPWYLTMRSLHLTDNFLAYILPSVVAPFFIILVKTFVEATPKELQQAASIDGAGIFTIFYKVILPISKPILATVAIFSAVNQWNSFQDTLLLVTDSKLYSLQFILYNYINQASSLSTMVNLQNAGSTAMATLATKQTSTSIRMTVTIIVVAPILLVYPIFQRFFVKGIIIGAVKG; encoded by the coding sequence ATGAGTGACAACCAGACCAGTCTTACGCCAAACACCCGCGAGATTGACCTCACCAAGAAAACAGTCAAAATGCAGGTCAGCGCTACCGATAAAATCATCTCTACTATTATCTACATCCTGTTCTCACTGTTCGCCTTCATCTGCGTTTATCCGTTCTACTCGATCATTATCAATACGATCAGCGCGAATGATCTCAGTGCGAAGGGCGAAATTATTTTCTGGCCTAAGGGGATTCATTTCCAGAATTATATCGATGTGTTCAAAATCCCGGGTCTGGGCAATGCGTTCATGATCTCTCTCGGCAGAACCGTAATCGGTACGCTGCTGACGGTCGGCGCCTCGGCCTTCCTCGGTTTTATGTTCGCCCAGGAGGACATGTGGGGCAAGAAGTTCTGGTACCGCTTCACCATTATCACGATGTTCTTCAACGCCGGGATCATTCCTTGGTATCTGACCATGAGATCGCTGCATCTGACGGACAACTTCCTGGCTTATATTCTTCCGTCCGTTGTTGCTCCTTTCTTCATCATCCTGGTCAAAACCTTCGTCGAGGCAACACCGAAGGAGCTTCAGCAGGCGGCCAGTATTGACGGCGCAGGAATCTTCACGATTTTTTACAAAGTCATTCTGCCGATCAGCAAGCCGATCCTTGCAACCGTTGCCATCTTCTCAGCGGTCAACCAGTGGAACTCTTTCCAGGATACGCTCCTGCTGGTAACGGACAGTAAGCTCTACAGCTTACAGTTCATACTATATAACTACATCAACCAGGCAAGCTCCTTGTCGACCATGGTCAATCTGCAGAATGCCGGCTCCACGGCTATGGCAACCCTGGCGACCAAGCAGACCTCTACCTCCATCCGCATGACCGTAACCATTATCGTAGTCGCACCTATTCTGCTGGTATATCCGATCTTCCAGAGATTTTTTGTCAAAGGAATTATAATTGGTGCGGTCAAAGGCTAA
- a CDS encoding helix-turn-helix transcriptional regulator, with protein MYRILCVERNRQVREIASYMAGSRLKNFIIHAHADYSSDILRLIHSEGISLVLLNIRDAHAAGMRVCEQIRQGCSVPIILLGGSGDFGLARQALLYNVSDYLKDPVDPAELSGSLEAISRVLAPDGRPAAAEQDYAEFTLQKEPPSPSPIVSTIKQYVDAQLHRNITLKQISDSLNFNCAYLGQKFKQQEKISFNEYLLRQRMEKAKLLLETTDMKIYEIADAVGYSETDWFYKKFREYTGTSANEYRKQCFITA; from the coding sequence TTGTACAGAATCTTATGTGTAGAGCGAAACCGTCAGGTGCGGGAGATCGCTTCTTATATGGCAGGGAGCAGACTTAAGAATTTCATCATTCATGCGCATGCTGATTATTCATCCGATATTCTGCGGCTGATCCACAGCGAGGGGATATCGCTGGTTCTTCTGAACATTAGGGACGCCCATGCGGCGGGCATGAGAGTCTGTGAGCAGATCAGGCAAGGTTGCTCCGTTCCGATTATCCTGCTCGGCGGCAGCGGGGATTTCGGCTTGGCGCGCCAAGCTTTACTCTACAATGTAAGCGATTACTTGAAAGACCCGGTGGACCCGGCTGAGCTGAGCGGAAGTCTGGAGGCAATTAGTCGGGTGCTGGCTCCGGACGGCAGACCGGCTGCTGCGGAGCAGGATTATGCGGAGTTCACCCTTCAAAAAGAGCCGCCCTCCCCGTCTCCAATTGTCAGTACGATCAAGCAATACGTGGATGCGCAGCTCCATCGTAATATTACGCTCAAGCAGATTTCCGACTCCTTGAACTTCAATTGCGCTTATCTCGGACAGAAGTTCAAGCAGCAGGAGAAGATATCCTTCAACGAATATCTCCTGCGCCAGCGGATGGAGAAGGCTAAGCTGCTGCTGGAAACGACTGACATGAAAATCTATGAGATTGCAGACGCTGTCGGGTATTCGGAAACCGACTGGTTCTACAAGAAATTCAGAGAATACACCGGGACCAGTGCCAATGAATACCGCAAGCAATGCTTCATCACTGCCTGA
- a CDS encoding alpha/beta hydrolase produces MNHQKYTTQAAGYDQEKAGIERGKITMIEYPSATVGNPRKARVYTPPGYSDAEKYSVLYLLHGIGGDEDEWYTHGTPQIILDNLYADHKLKPMIVVLPNGRAMQNDRAVGDIFAPDKLEAFGAFESDLLNDLIPYIEANYSVLTDREHRALAGLSMGGGQSLNMGLNNLDRFAWVGAFSPAPNTKEPELLVPDPQKAADALKLLWLSCGDLDSLKYVSDRTHAYFSEHNVPHIWVEEQGDHDWPVWKNGLYQFAQLIF; encoded by the coding sequence ATGAACCATCAGAAGTATACAACACAAGCAGCGGGATATGATCAGGAGAAAGCAGGAATTGAGCGTGGTAAGATCACGATGATCGAATATCCCTCTGCAACAGTTGGCAACCCCCGGAAGGCAAGAGTCTATACGCCGCCTGGCTATTCAGACGCTGAGAAATACAGTGTACTGTATCTGCTGCACGGCATTGGCGGAGATGAGGACGAATGGTACACACACGGCACGCCGCAGATTATTCTGGACAACCTGTATGCCGATCACAAGCTGAAGCCGATGATTGTAGTTCTGCCGAATGGCCGGGCGATGCAGAATGACCGTGCGGTGGGCGACATCTTTGCGCCTGACAAGCTGGAAGCCTTCGGGGCCTTTGAGTCTGATCTGCTGAACGATCTGATCCCTTATATTGAAGCGAACTATTCCGTGCTGACGGACCGGGAGCACCGCGCGCTGGCCGGGCTGTCCATGGGCGGAGGGCAATCGCTCAACATGGGTCTGAATAACCTGGACCGCTTCGCCTGGGTGGGAGCCTTCTCACCGGCACCTAACACGAAGGAGCCTGAGCTGCTGGTACCGGACCCGCAGAAGGCAGCGGATGCGCTTAAGCTTCTCTGGTTATCCTGCGGAGACCTCGACAGCCTGAAGTATGTCAGCGACCGCACCCATGCTTATTTCTCAGAGCATAACGTGCCTCACATCTGGGTGGAGGAACAGGGCGACCATGACTGGCCGGTCTGGAAGAACGGCTTGTACCAGTTCGCTCAGCTTATTTTCTAA
- a CDS encoding ABC transporter substrate-binding protein, whose protein sequence is MLKNKLLTTSLVLILAAALGGCGGGNSNTAPDTSAQSTNAGGNEDAPAVTYKYFSFGAPKKQVLGSETTIGKELQNQTGVDWNIEYLVGDGDTKAGVMIASGDYPDIIDSSGQMAKLMDAGAFIPLDDLIEQYGPNIKRVYGPYFDKFRQQDGKLYFFPYGANIGYVSEPNFQTGFYIQRSVLKEFNYPKIKTLDEYFDLLKQYKEKHPQVGGQETIGFATLAGEQGSFFTLQNPANHLAGYPNDGSTIVDMKTHEAKLVGGSDYQKRWIKKLNEANAEGLVDPESFTMNRDQYLAKLTSGRVLGYFSYSWQVGDATNNLKKAGNDDMRYVALPIVFDKEIKDQYIDPPGFVNNYGVGITVKAKDPVRIIQYFDNLLKEENQILVQWGIKDQSYAVDANGRFTYANDAQRQLHEDPEQSMKFGFDYFNYSWPRYGNNSVLQDGNAYGPGNQPEVASYGYTDGDKKLLEAYGVKTFSELFNDPDERPWSPAWSIALEQGSPEQMFITKADDLQRKHLPAMVLDTPANFDKNWGDYMAQFDKLDKKTYEDFITKKVQERVAGKW, encoded by the coding sequence ATGTTAAAAAATAAGCTTTTGACCACCAGTCTGGTACTCATTCTGGCGGCGGCATTGGGAGGCTGCGGCGGAGGCAACAGCAACACTGCGCCGGACACCTCAGCACAGAGCACGAATGCGGGAGGCAATGAGGATGCTCCGGCAGTGACCTACAAGTATTTCAGCTTCGGGGCACCCAAGAAACAAGTCTTGGGAAGTGAAACAACAATCGGCAAAGAGCTGCAGAATCAGACTGGAGTGGACTGGAATATTGAATATCTGGTCGGCGATGGGGATACCAAGGCGGGCGTGATGATTGCCAGCGGAGACTATCCGGACATTATTGATTCCAGCGGTCAAATGGCTAAGCTTATGGACGCAGGGGCATTTATTCCGCTTGATGATCTTATTGAACAATACGGACCCAATATTAAACGGGTATACGGACCCTACTTTGATAAATTCAGACAACAAGACGGCAAGCTCTACTTCTTCCCTTACGGTGCGAACATCGGCTATGTCTCCGAGCCTAACTTCCAGACCGGCTTCTACATTCAGCGGTCTGTGCTGAAGGAATTCAATTATCCGAAGATTAAGACGCTTGATGAATATTTCGACTTGCTGAAGCAATACAAAGAGAAGCATCCCCAGGTGGGCGGACAGGAGACGATTGGCTTCGCTACCCTTGCTGGTGAACAGGGAAGCTTCTTCACCCTTCAGAATCCAGCCAATCACCTGGCAGGCTATCCGAATGACGGCAGCACCATTGTCGATATGAAGACCCATGAGGCTAAGCTGGTTGGGGGCTCCGATTATCAGAAGCGATGGATCAAGAAGCTGAATGAAGCTAACGCCGAGGGGCTGGTTGACCCTGAATCCTTCACCATGAACAGAGACCAGTATCTGGCGAAGCTGACGTCGGGACGTGTACTCGGGTACTTCAGCTATTCCTGGCAGGTTGGGGATGCGACGAATAACCTCAAGAAGGCCGGTAATGACGACATGCGCTATGTTGCGCTTCCGATCGTATTTGATAAAGAGATCAAGGATCAATATATTGACCCTCCCGGCTTCGTAAACAATTATGGTGTAGGCATTACAGTGAAAGCCAAAGACCCCGTTCGTATTATCCAATACTTCGACAACCTGCTCAAGGAAGAGAATCAGATTCTGGTTCAATGGGGTATCAAGGATCAGAGCTACGCTGTTGACGCGAATGGAAGATTCACTTATGCCAACGATGCGCAGCGCCAGCTGCACGAAGATCCTGAGCAGAGCATGAAATTCGGGTTTGACTATTTCAACTACAGCTGGCCGCGTTATGGCAATAACTCTGTTCTGCAGGATGGCAATGCCTATGGTCCGGGTAACCAGCCTGAGGTAGCCTCTTACGGTTATACGGATGGCGACAAGAAGCTGCTCGAAGCTTACGGAGTGAAGACCTTCAGTGAGCTGTTCAACGACCCCGATGAGCGCCCTTGGTCTCCTGCCTGGTCCATTGCCCTGGAACAAGGTTCCCCTGAACAGATGTTCATTACCAAGGCTGACGATTTACAGCGTAAACATCTGCCTGCTATGGTTCTGGACACACCGGCCAACTTCGACAAGAATTGGGGAGATTACATGGCCCAGTTCGACAAGCTGGATAAGAAAACCTATGAAGATTTCATCACCAAGAAGGTTCAGGAACGTGTAGCAGGCAAATGGTAA
- a CDS encoding carbohydrate ABC transporter permease, whose product MQAARKSRLRNSSLGDRVFDICNIIFMLCLMIVTMYPFVNMIAISLNDANDAVRGGIYLWPRMWTFSNYKYIFGESDIYHATLISLLRTVIGTAVSVFCTAMLAFTLSRQEFVLRKFVTMFFVFTMYFSGGLIPGYLLIRNVGLTDSFWVYIVPGIIGVFNMIVIRSFIEGLPEGILESARIDGAGEFTTFVRVVLPLTIPAMATVSLFVAVGQWNSWFDVFLYNSSNIKLSTLQYELMKILQTTNTSATAGAVDAYQSADNAVRVTPTSLRATMTIVASVPILMVYPFLQKYFVQGMTVGGVKG is encoded by the coding sequence ATGCAAGCAGCAAGAAAATCGCGTTTGCGTAATTCCAGTCTGGGAGACCGTGTATTTGATATTTGCAACATCATTTTTATGCTATGTCTGATGATTGTCACGATGTATCCCTTCGTTAATATGATCGCCATCTCCCTTAATGATGCTAATGATGCTGTCAGAGGCGGGATTTATTTGTGGCCGCGGATGTGGACCTTTAGCAATTACAAGTATATCTTCGGGGAATCGGACATCTATCATGCCACGCTGATCTCCCTTCTGCGTACAGTGATCGGAACGGCAGTCTCAGTCTTCTGTACCGCCATGCTGGCCTTCACCTTGAGCCGCCAGGAATTCGTACTCCGCAAGTTCGTCACAATGTTCTTCGTATTCACCATGTATTTCAGCGGCGGCCTGATTCCCGGCTACCTGCTGATCCGGAATGTGGGCCTGACGGATTCTTTCTGGGTCTATATTGTTCCGGGGATTATCGGTGTGTTCAATATGATTGTCATCCGATCTTTCATTGAAGGCCTGCCTGAAGGGATTCTGGAGTCCGCCCGGATCGACGGTGCCGGGGAATTCACGACCTTTGTCCGTGTAGTACTGCCGTTGACGATTCCTGCAATGGCCACTGTATCTCTGTTTGTGGCTGTGGGACAGTGGAATTCCTGGTTTGATGTATTTCTGTACAACTCCTCCAATATCAAGCTGAGCACACTTCAGTACGAGCTGATGAAAATTCTGCAGACAACCAATACGTCTGCGACTGCAGGTGCAGTGGATGCCTATCAATCTGCAGATAATGCAGTAAGGGTAACGCCAACCTCGTTGCGTGCTACGATGACCATCGTTGCAAGTGTACCCATTCTGATGGTCTATCCGTTCCTGCAGAAGTATTTTGTTCAGGGGATGACGGTCGGCGGCGTTAAGGGTTGA
- a CDS encoding ABC transporter substrate-binding protein, translating to MRAKKVMSVFISMLLLAATTACGGGAGNGGNAGGGASAQPAAATEAPAAEATAEATPAAEPSNATPDKDFDMGGRTIKIVSWWDMKIPEDNPDNIQRSKNLKELMAKHNFKVEYVALDFGEYQKKVVASLVAGEPLGDIVRMGKGYMIPVLTKQDMFWPVDEYTKNENAFNQRMTTEFSQYEGRGYGFSENAGNLISGVFYNRTLMKKLGMKPLQEYVNEDNWNWETFTQVAKEANKDTDNNGKLDVWGLASGGFLEMAMASNETDLTIEDKQNLDDPKLLEVFKFIAKLGAEKVARPTEGGDWQEPAQFFRQGNTLMYAGADYEANGFKTDMKDYDIGFVPFPKGPNATEYHSVESNVQFLTIPKKAENPDQLLYIWEKINDIESIYDYPKQASLESTYDNEDDINNAKLVEGGMLLTNHNTFSTMPYYEMIDELKKGTSASTVIQKYKAKVQASVDAVYKK from the coding sequence ATGCGGGCAAAAAAAGTAATGTCAGTATTCATTAGTATGTTGTTATTAGCTGCAACGACGGCTTGCGGCGGCGGAGCAGGGAACGGCGGGAACGCCGGAGGGGGAGCATCAGCCCAGCCGGCGGCGGCTACGGAGGCTCCGGCAGCTGAGGCCACTGCGGAAGCTACGCCGGCTGCGGAGCCGAGCAATGCTACACCGGACAAGGATTTCGATATGGGCGGCAGAACGATCAAGATTGTCTCCTGGTGGGATATGAAGATTCCCGAGGACAATCCTGACAATATCCAGCGCTCTAAGAATCTGAAGGAATTGATGGCCAAGCATAACTTCAAGGTTGAATATGTAGCGCTGGACTTCGGTGAATACCAGAAGAAGGTAGTGGCTTCACTGGTTGCCGGTGAACCGCTTGGCGATATTGTCAGAATGGGCAAGGGATATATGATTCCGGTGCTGACGAAGCAGGATATGTTCTGGCCGGTAGACGAGTACACCAAGAATGAGAATGCCTTCAATCAGCGGATGACTACGGAATTCTCACAATATGAGGGCCGGGGCTATGGCTTCTCGGAGAATGCGGGCAACCTGATCAGCGGGGTCTTCTATAACCGCACGCTGATGAAGAAGCTGGGCATGAAGCCGCTCCAGGAATATGTGAACGAGGATAACTGGAACTGGGAGACCTTCACCCAAGTCGCCAAAGAAGCGAACAAGGATACAGATAACAACGGAAAACTTGATGTTTGGGGCCTGGCCTCAGGCGGGTTCTTAGAGATGGCAATGGCCTCCAACGAGACCGATCTGACCATTGAGGACAAACAGAATCTCGATGATCCCAAGCTGCTGGAGGTCTTCAAGTTCATCGCGAAGCTGGGAGCTGAGAAGGTAGCGCGGCCGACTGAAGGCGGGGACTGGCAGGAACCGGCGCAGTTCTTCCGCCAGGGGAACACGCTGATGTATGCGGGAGCCGATTATGAGGCGAACGGCTTCAAGACGGATATGAAGGATTATGACATCGGCTTTGTTCCTTTTCCAAAAGGGCCTAATGCTACCGAATACCACAGTGTGGAATCCAATGTCCAGTTCCTGACGATCCCGAAGAAGGCCGAGAATCCGGACCAGCTGCTGTATATCTGGGAGAAGATCAACGATATCGAGTCGATCTACGATTATCCGAAGCAGGCTTCCCTGGAGAGCACATATGACAACGAGGATGATATCAACAACGCCAAGCTGGTCGAAGGCGGTATGCTGTTAACGAACCATAACACCTTCTCGACTATGCCTTACTACGAGATGATTGACGAGTTGAAAAAGGGAACGTCGGCATCTACTGTCATTCAGAAGTACAAGGCGAAGGTTCAGGCTTCTGTAGACGCGGTCTACAAAAAATAA
- a CDS encoding sensor histidine kinase — MKKLLNYMKLREKLLLMYVLSVFIPIVLTNIVFYHVTTTNIRNQKIRDADMALNNLRAELQVAIDQGVGLSYSLYADPIFNKTISRKFTSEMDYVQTFNSYLEGALSNQGVQGVRWYQVYTDNPTVLTSGYIDRLTGKIRKSDWYTQSKALSAPYPTFVYSEQKFSLIQKLNNYYTSGMEQLVKIDLNMERIQQIFNGSTFNGAVYLLDPQGRVQYANDEAASPGLVPFRSILQPKNSLEFQAAYTGINYLEGWTLAGVMNEELVLNEVRKSRSFVIWFACINFILPTIIIAVMSRSIHVRLVRILKYMKKVKAQNFQTIPYEEARDEIGQLTMEFNRMTETINSLINEVYVADIQKKDLELREQQAQLHALLSQINPHFLFNSLESVRMRSIIKGEKETAKIIQHMAKMFRKSISWSQNYVTVSEELELIESFLEIQQYRFGDKLEYSIVADPEALRQRIPKMVLLPFVENASIHGVESIADSGIISISVTVQAERLILRLEDNGMGLSPEKLEELLLYLQEDGGIGERVGMKNAYYRLKLIFQDQFEFAVETREGEGMVILISLPLMDNSTV, encoded by the coding sequence ATGAAAAAGCTGTTAAATTACATGAAGCTGCGCGAGAAGCTGCTGCTCATGTACGTACTGTCCGTATTTATTCCCATTGTCCTCACCAATATCGTGTTCTATCACGTCACAACCACCAATATCCGCAATCAAAAAATCCGTGATGCCGACATGGCACTGAACAATTTGAGAGCCGAACTGCAGGTGGCAATCGACCAGGGAGTAGGCTTATCGTATTCGCTGTATGCCGACCCCATCTTTAATAAGACCATTTCCCGCAAATTCACCAGTGAGATGGATTATGTACAGACATTCAACAGCTACCTGGAAGGAGCCTTGTCCAATCAAGGCGTACAGGGTGTCCGTTGGTATCAGGTGTACACCGATAATCCTACAGTGCTGACCTCCGGCTATATTGACCGTCTAACCGGTAAAATCCGCAAATCAGACTGGTATACCCAGTCCAAAGCCTTGTCGGCACCTTATCCGACCTTTGTCTATTCGGAGCAGAAATTCAGTCTGATTCAAAAATTAAATAATTATTACACCAGCGGAATGGAGCAGCTCGTCAAAATTGATTTGAACATGGAGCGGATTCAGCAGATTTTTAACGGCAGCACCTTCAATGGCGCTGTGTATCTGTTAGATCCCCAAGGCCGGGTTCAGTATGCGAATGATGAGGCGGCGAGCCCGGGGCTGGTCCCTTTCAGGAGCATTCTCCAGCCTAAGAATTCCCTTGAATTCCAGGCTGCGTATACCGGGATTAATTATCTGGAAGGGTGGACACTTGCGGGCGTGATGAATGAGGAGCTTGTGCTGAACGAAGTCAGGAAATCGCGTTCTTTTGTCATTTGGTTTGCCTGCATCAACTTTATATTGCCCACAATCATCATTGCGGTGATGTCCCGCTCGATTCATGTACGGCTGGTCCGGATTCTCAAATATATGAAGAAGGTCAAGGCGCAGAACTTCCAGACCATTCCCTATGAAGAGGCCAGAGATGAGATCGGCCAGTTAACCATGGAGTTCAACCGCATGACCGAAACGATCAACAGCCTGATTAACGAGGTCTACGTTGCCGATATCCAGAAGAAGGACCTGGAGCTTAGGGAGCAGCAAGCGCAGCTGCATGCCCTGCTTAGCCAGATTAATCCCCATTTCCTGTTCAACTCGCTCGAATCCGTGCGCATGCGCAGCATCATCAAGGGCGAGAAGGAGACGGCAAAGATCATTCAGCATATGGCGAAAATGTTCCGGAAGTCCATCTCCTGGAGTCAGAACTATGTTACCGTCAGCGAAGAGCTGGAGCTGATTGAGAGCTTCCTGGAGATTCAGCAGTACCGCTTCGGCGACAAGCTGGAATATAGCATCGTGGCAGACCCGGAAGCCCTGAGGCAGCGGATTCCCAAAATGGTGCTGTTGCCGTTTGTCGAGAATGCCAGTATCCATGGGGTCGAGTCCATCGCGGATAGCGGAATCATCTCCATCTCAGTGACTGTGCAAGCAGAACGGCTGATTCTCAGACTGGAGGATAACGGGATGGGGCTGTCACCGGAGAAGCTGGAGGAGCTGCTGCTCTATCTGCAGGAGGATGGCGGTATCGGTGAGCGGGTTGGGATGAAGAATGCATACTACCGCCTGAAGCTGATCTTCCAGGATCAGTTTGAATTTGCAGTTGAGACCCGGGAAGGGGAAGGGATGGTTATTCTCATCTCCCTGCCGCTGATGGATAACAGCACCGTATGA
- a CDS encoding GNAT family N-acetyltransferase, with the protein MWKKGSISAQWRKGQTKANAGSIEYWRKDLKSYKAELDFSVVDDKGRPVAFCFGFVDQDNKIAVIETIGTHPDYRQRGFGKSVISACFIRLKEQGVTTAYITGFSAEANALYQSLHPVEIIPMHSYVYERQI; encoded by the coding sequence ATCTGGAAGAAGGGTTCCATATCCGCTCAATGGCGGAAGGGACAGACGAAGGCCAATGCAGGGAGCATAGAGTACTGGAGAAAAGATCTAAAGTCCTATAAGGCGGAGCTTGATTTCTCGGTAGTGGATGATAAAGGGCGGCCTGTTGCCTTCTGTTTCGGGTTCGTGGATCAGGACAACAAGATAGCGGTTATAGAGACGATTGGGACCCACCCGGATTACCGGCAACGCGGCTTCGGCAAGTCTGTCATTTCTGCATGCTTCATCCGCTTGAAGGAGCAAGGTGTGACAACGGCATACATTACGGGTTTTTCTGCTGAGGCTAATGCCCTCTATCAATCTCTGCATCCAGTGGAGATTATTCCAATGCATTCGTATGTGTATGAACGTCAAATCTAG